From Zavarzinella sp., one genomic window encodes:
- a CDS encoding trypsin-like peptidase domain-containing protein has product MAGIDLKSLCIIGCWLVFGSNQNISAQPPAPLQKLQQSVRQIVEKSQPAIATVLVSRSKAYTRYDQGPSTAEPGKLGGFQLPADFATKLEIEKRSLIKLDLSHPLNIPENYGGGILLDDSGLVLTTYHVIEGATRLYVQFSETIGGSYADIYAADKRADLAVLKLLHPPKNLQSIKLSSATEFSKGDLIISLCSPVRPNFRQLGPDVTWGIISNLRKRTSGPVDEIKRNKPLAQYDTLIQTDFRTNTTCSGGAIFDLNGKLIAISTAQPGEPVDFQPSYAIPLNRNTKRIVDVLLQGKEVEYGFLGVSINVEDRRQQLRNGILVSDCLPNTPAYRAGIRGGEWITTIDREPIRDHDDLFLNIGAALAGNVVTIETSTIRGTKRTVEVRLTKAGHREPFIAQNRPHPVFGMLIDYASILNINSNLPEGVVLKEVVPDSPAAKKFQGLMEQQQVVIIEVNGKSIKQPSDFYQACREQEKLEITIISATNNWAATRQTISLP; this is encoded by the coding sequence ATGGCAGGAATAGATCTGAAGTCGTTGTGCATCATCGGGTGCTGGCTCGTTTTTGGTTCGAACCAGAACATATCTGCCCAGCCACCAGCACCTTTGCAAAAGCTCCAGCAATCAGTCAGGCAGATTGTAGAGAAATCTCAACCGGCAATCGCGACTGTCCTGGTTTCTCGTTCGAAAGCATATACCCGATATGACCAGGGACCTTCTACCGCCGAACCTGGAAAACTCGGCGGCTTTCAACTACCAGCAGATTTTGCCACAAAGTTAGAAATTGAAAAAAGATCGTTGATTAAACTGGATTTGTCCCACCCACTGAACATTCCAGAAAACTACGGTGGGGGTATTCTGCTGGATGATTCTGGCCTGGTACTGACTACCTACCACGTAATTGAAGGTGCGACAAGGTTATACGTCCAGTTCAGTGAGACAATCGGCGGTAGTTACGCAGATATTTACGCGGCAGACAAGCGAGCCGATCTGGCTGTGCTGAAACTGCTGCACCCGCCCAAAAATCTCCAGTCCATCAAGCTATCCAGTGCCACCGAATTTTCCAAAGGTGATCTGATTATTTCGCTCTGCTCCCCTGTCCGGCCCAATTTCCGCCAACTTGGGCCGGATGTCACGTGGGGAATCATTAGCAATCTGCGGAAACGCACCTCCGGACCGGTAGATGAAATTAAGCGAAATAAGCCGCTGGCTCAGTACGACACTCTCATTCAAACAGACTTCAGAACGAACACCACCTGTTCAGGTGGGGCAATTTTCGACCTGAACGGGAAACTGATTGCGATATCCACCGCCCAGCCAGGTGAACCGGTGGATTTCCAACCTTCTTATGCCATCCCACTGAACCGCAATACGAAACGCATTGTTGACGTGCTGTTACAGGGAAAAGAAGTGGAATACGGTTTTTTAGGTGTGTCAATAAACGTAGAAGACCGACGCCAGCAACTTCGAAATGGGATTCTGGTAAGTGATTGCCTGCCGAACACACCCGCTTATCGTGCAGGTATTCGAGGCGGGGAATGGATAACAACCATCGATCGCGAACCTATTCGAGATCATGACGATCTTTTTTTGAACATTGGCGCAGCCCTTGCTGGAAATGTGGTAACCATTGAAACCAGCACGATTCGGGGGACAAAGAGAACTGTCGAAGTACGCCTGACGAAAGCAGGCCACCGTGAGCCATTTATCGCCCAGAATCGTCCCCATCCGGTATTTGGGATGTTGATCGACTACGCCAGCATCCTGAACATTAATTCCAATTTACCAGAGGGAGTGGTGCTGAAAGAAGTTGTGCCCGACAGCCCTGCTGCAAAGAAATTCCAGGGACTGATGGAACAGCAACAGGTAGTGATCATCGAGGTCAATGGCAAATCAATCAAACAGCCCAGTGATTTCTATCAGGCATGCCGTGAACAGGAAAAATTAGAAATCACCATCATTTCTGCAACGAACAATTGGGCTGCAACGCGGCAAACCATATCATTGCCTTAA
- a CDS encoding dihydroorotate dehydrogenase gives MMIALDTRLGRIAFNNPILTASGTFGYAKELEGTVDFSQLGGIIPKTITVEPRIGNPPPRTLETPSGLLNAIGLDNDGLEYFLENHLPYLLNLPTAIVVNIAGKTQNEFVLMCKRLSGYSGITALELNLSCPNVSGGIDFAVNPLLARTIVEECRAVTEIPLIAKLSPLVANIVEISRAVADGGADAVSIANTFPAMAINWRQKKPVLGNKTGGLSGPAIKPIILKLVWEVARANVIPIIAVGGIASIDDIMEYGLAGASAVQVGTSNFYQPQHCSTFVHNLPDCIASLGYHAWSEMVGACHKM, from the coding sequence ATGATGATTGCTCTCGATACCAGGCTGGGGCGTATTGCCTTCAACAACCCCATTTTAACAGCTTCCGGCACATTTGGTTATGCCAAAGAGCTGGAAGGTACGGTCGATTTTTCGCAGTTAGGCGGGATCATTCCCAAAACAATTACTGTAGAACCTCGGATTGGCAACCCACCTCCACGTACTTTAGAAACCCCGAGTGGGCTGCTGAACGCTATTGGGCTGGATAACGACGGCCTTGAGTATTTTCTGGAGAACCATCTGCCTTATCTTTTAAATCTCCCCACTGCTATTGTGGTAAATATCGCTGGCAAAACACAAAATGAATTCGTTCTGATGTGTAAGCGACTATCAGGATATTCTGGGATTACTGCCTTAGAGCTCAACCTCTCCTGTCCCAATGTCAGTGGGGGGATTGATTTTGCCGTAAATCCTTTGCTGGCAAGGACAATTGTCGAAGAATGCCGTGCAGTGACTGAGATCCCACTCATTGCCAAGTTATCCCCTTTGGTGGCAAACATTGTTGAAATCAGCCGTGCCGTAGCGGATGGTGGTGCGGATGCGGTTTCAATTGCGAATACTTTTCCTGCAATGGCGATCAACTGGCGGCAGAAAAAGCCAGTTTTGGGCAACAAAACTGGTGGGTTAAGTGGTCCGGCAATCAAGCCAATCATTTTAAAGTTGGTTTGGGAAGTCGCACGTGCGAACGTGATACCGATTATTGCTGTAGGTGGAATAGCCAGTATCGACGATATTATGGAGTACGGTTTGGCAGGTGCATCCGCAGTTCAGGTGGGAACATCGAATTTTTACCAACCCCAGCACTGCTCAACATTTGTGCACAATCTGCCTGATTGTATTGCATCGCTGGGTTATCATGCATGGTCTGAAATGGTTGGTGCCTGCCACAAAATGTGA